A part of Sporichthyaceae bacterium genomic DNA contains:
- a CDS encoding FAD:protein FMN transferase codes for MNSSADWTLWSTTARVVVTDPAVLPAALHLIRAELALVEAACNRFSPDSELSLVCAQAVDRPLTTTVSPMLSALLRMALEAAERTDGDLDPTLGAALIGLGYDRDYLLIGPDDRPPVRPRRVDWRAVRLTGDRLSVPAGTVLDLGATAKAAAADHCAQLTYRQFNVGVLIELGGDLATAGPAPHGGWRIDVQDRDEDPADAVTLPAGAALATSSTQRRVWRRGGTRMHHVLDPRTALPVAPVWRSASVVAGNCVAANTLSTAALIRGQQAPGWLRRIGAPAWLVDAAGSTHAINGWPA; via the coding sequence ATGAACAGTTCAGCGGACTGGACCCTGTGGAGCACCACCGCTCGCGTCGTGGTCACCGACCCCGCCGTGCTACCCGCCGCCCTGCACCTCATCCGGGCCGAACTGGCCCTGGTGGAGGCCGCGTGCAATCGATTCAGCCCCGATTCCGAACTGAGCCTGGTGTGCGCGCAGGCCGTGGATCGTCCCTTGACCACCACGGTCAGCCCCATGCTGTCCGCGTTGCTGCGGATGGCACTGGAGGCCGCCGAGCGCACTGACGGCGATCTGGACCCGACCCTGGGCGCGGCATTGATCGGCCTGGGCTATGACCGCGACTACCTGCTCATCGGCCCGGACGACCGGCCCCCGGTGCGTCCGCGCCGGGTTGATTGGCGCGCGGTTCGGCTGACCGGAGACCGGCTGTCCGTGCCCGCGGGCACCGTGCTGGACCTTGGCGCCACCGCGAAGGCCGCGGCAGCCGACCATTGCGCGCAACTGACGTACCGTCAGTTCAATGTCGGGGTGCTGATCGAACTGGGCGGGGATCTGGCCACGGCGGGCCCGGCGCCGCACGGCGGCTGGCGCATCGACGTGCAGGATCGTGACGAGGATCCGGCCGACGCCGTGACGCTGCCCGCCGGGGCCGCCCTGGCCACCTCGAGCACGCAGCGTCGGGTGTGGCGGCGTGGCGGGACCCGCATGCACCACGTGTTGGACCCCCGCACCGCCCTGCCGGTGGCGCCGGTCTGGCGCAGTGCGTCGGTGGTCGCGGGCAACTGTGTCGCGGCCAACACGCTGAGCACCGCGGCCCTGATTCGGGGTCAGCAGGCCCCGGGATGGCTACGCCGCATCGGCGCACCGGCCTGGTTGGTCGACGCGGCCGGCAGCACGCACGCCATCAACGGGTGGCCCGCATGA
- a CDS encoding TetR/AcrR family transcriptional regulator — translation MTTDAATPRGRLSVELIVAAAVRIIEAEGEAAASMRRIAAELDVAAMSLYNHVPNKAALLDAVADWVGTQIELPTEPGADWEARARTLLHAFRDVVRRYPNCMQLSMSRAPMSTVALVPLEYALDMAHEAGYPEANAIRLIRAFTSYVIGSITTANARAAAARAIVEGNALPAIPIERFPHLAALGPRLLELNPDADFEFGLDLLLGALRRG, via the coding sequence ATGACCACCGACGCCGCCACCCCCCGGGGCCGGCTGTCGGTGGAGCTCATCGTGGCCGCCGCGGTACGCATCATCGAGGCGGAGGGCGAGGCGGCGGCGTCCATGCGCCGCATCGCCGCGGAGCTCGATGTCGCCGCGATGTCGCTGTACAACCACGTGCCGAACAAGGCCGCGCTGCTGGACGCGGTGGCCGATTGGGTGGGTACCCAGATCGAGCTGCCCACCGAGCCCGGCGCGGACTGGGAAGCCCGGGCCCGCACGCTGCTGCATGCCTTCCGCGACGTGGTGCGCCGCTATCCCAACTGCATGCAGTTGTCGATGTCCCGCGCCCCGATGTCCACGGTGGCGCTGGTGCCGCTGGAGTATGCGCTGGACATGGCGCACGAGGCGGGCTACCCGGAGGCCAACGCAATTCGGTTGATCCGGGCGTTCACCTCCTACGTGATCGGCTCGATCACCACCGCCAACGCGCGCGCCGCGGCCGCGCGGGCCATCGTCGAGGGCAATGCGCTGCCCGCGATCCCCATCGAGCGTTTCCCGCACCTGGCCGCCCTGGGCCCCCGGCTGCTGGAACTGAATCCGGACGCCGACTTCGAATTCGGCCTGGATCTGCTGCTCGGCGCGCTGCGTCGCGGTTGA